In the genome of Candidatus Ruthia magnifica str. Cm (Calyptogena magnifica), one region contains:
- the tkt gene encoding transketolase produces MPSRRDLANAIRALSMDAVQKANSGHPGAPMGMADIAQVLWNDHLKYNPIHAKWADRDRFVLSNGHGSMLIYSLLHLSGYDLSMNDIKNFRQLHAKTAGHPEYGYADGIETTTGPLGQGVTNAVGMAIAERTLGAQFNKPGHDIVDHNTYVFMGDGCLMEGLSHESCAMAGTLGLGKLIAFWDDNDISIDGHISDWMEKDAAGRFESYGWHVVRDVDGHDADAINAAINAAKAETAKPSLICTRTTIGFGSPNLCGTHNCHGAPLGDDEIAATRKELGWDFAPFKIPADIYKGWDHKEKGTIDESAWDVKFAAYKAEFPADAAEFERRMSGDLPDNFVIEMDKFIAKTQEEMPSIASRQASQRTIETMAPLLPEMFGGSADLTGSNLTNWSGTVKVNAQNANGNYISWGVREFGMAHMMNGMVLHGAFKVYGATFFMFMEFMRNALRMSALMKIGTIYVYTHDSIGLGEDGPTHQPIEQLATMRMIPNFQSWRGCDAVESAVSWKMAILRNNAPTGLVFSRQTLTAMERTSEQVANIEKGGYILKDCEGTADIIFIATGSEVGLAVEAAAAMDVKVRVVSMPCTNAYDDQGQAYKDSVLTPGVKRLAIEAGVGDGWYKYVGLDGDVVCMTTFGESAPADQLFKAFGFTINNVIAKAIAVIG; encoded by the coding sequence ATGCCATCACGCAGAGATTTAGCAAATGCCATTCGTGCTTTAAGCATGGATGCAGTTCAAAAGGCAAACTCAGGTCATCCAGGTGCGCCAATGGGTATGGCAGATATTGCTCAGGTACTTTGGAATGATCATTTGAAGTATAACCCAATACACGCTAAGTGGGCTGATCGTGACCGTTTTGTATTATCAAATGGACATGGATCGATGCTAATTTATTCATTGCTACATTTATCAGGTTATGATCTTAGCATGAATGATATTAAAAACTTTCGTCAATTGCATGCTAAAACAGCAGGTCATCCTGAATATGGATATGCAGATGGTATTGAGACAACAACAGGACCATTAGGACAAGGCGTTACCAATGCAGTTGGTATGGCAATTGCCGAGCGTACATTAGGGGCACAATTTAACAAGCCAGGTCATGATATTGTTGATCATAACACCTATGTATTTATGGGTGATGGTTGCTTAATGGAGGGCTTGTCTCATGAGTCTTGCGCTATGGCTGGTACGTTGGGGCTTGGCAAATTGATTGCGTTTTGGGACGATAATGATATTTCTATTGATGGCCATATTTCTGACTGGATGGAAAAAGATGCAGCGGGTCGTTTTGAGTCTTATGGTTGGCATGTTGTTCGTGATGTTGATGGGCATGATGCTGATGCCATTAATGCAGCTATTAATGCAGCCAAAGCTGAAACTGCTAAACCTTCGCTTATTTGTACACGAACAACCATTGGCTTTGGTTCGCCTAATTTATGCGGTACACATAATTGTCATGGCGCCCCATTGGGTGATGATGAAATTGCTGCAACTCGTAAAGAGTTGGGCTGGGACTTTGCGCCATTTAAAATTCCTGCAGATATTTATAAAGGCTGGGATCATAAAGAAAAAGGTACTATTGATGAATCAGCTTGGGATGTTAAATTTGCAGCTTATAAGGCTGAGTTTCCAGCAGATGCTGCTGAGTTTGAGCGCCGTATGTCGGGTGATTTGCCTGATAATTTTGTAATTGAAATGGATAAATTCATTGCTAAAACGCAAGAAGAAATGCCAAGCATCGCTTCTCGTCAAGCCTCTCAACGTACGATTGAAACCATGGCTCCTTTATTGCCAGAAATGTTTGGAGGCTCTGCTGATTTGACCGGATCTAACCTAACTAATTGGTCAGGTACTGTTAAAGTGAATGCACAAAACGCGAATGGTAATTATATTTCATGGGGTGTTCGTGAATTTGGTATGGCACACATGATGAATGGTATGGTGCTTCATGGTGCTTTTAAGGTTTATGGTGCAACATTTTTTATGTTTATGGAATTTATGCGTAATGCATTGCGTATGTCAGCACTGATGAAAATTGGTACAATTTATGTTTATACTCATGATTCTATCGGTCTAGGCGAAGATGGTCCTACGCATCAGCCAATTGAGCAGTTAGCAACCATGCGCATGATTCCTAATTTCCAGTCTTGGAGAGGATGCGATGCAGTGGAATCAGCGGTATCTTGGAAAATGGCGATACTTAGAAATAATGCGCCAACAGGACTGGTTTTTTCACGCCAAACTTTAACGGCAATGGAGCGAACTTCTGAGCAAGTGGCAAATATTGAAAAAGGCGGTTATATTCTTAAAGATTGTGAAGGTACGGCTGATATTATCTTTATTGCAACGGGTTCTGAAGTGGGCTTAGCAGTTGAAGCAGCAGCAGCAATGGATGTCAAAGTGCGTGTTGTTTCAATGCCTTGTACAAATGCTTATGATGATCAAGGCCAAGCTTATAAAGATTCAGTTTTAACACCTGGTGTAAAGCGCCTTGCAATTGAGGCAGGTGTTGGTGATGGATGGTATAAATACGTAGGTCTAGATGGTGATGTGGTTTGTATGACAACCTTCGGTGAGTCTGCACCAGCGGATCAATTATTTAAAGCATTTGGTTTTACAATAAATAACGTCATTGCAAAAGCAATAGCTGTTATTGGTTAA
- the gap gene encoding type I glyceraldehyde-3-phosphate dehydrogenase, whose product MAIKVGINGFGRIGRMVFRAIAKNFSELEVVGINDLLDNDYLAYMLKYDTVHGRFDGDIVVDGDNFVINGKKIRLSAERNPADLAWGDIDVDVAIDCTGFFLTEEFCQAHIDAGAKKVVQSAPSKDNTPMFVYGVNHTKYTGQAIISAASCTTNCLAPIAKVINDNWGLKRGLMTTVHASTAAQKTVDGPSMKDWRGGRSVFENIIPSSTGAAKAVGVVLPELNGKLTGMAFRIPSVDVSVVDLTCELNKNVTYEQICDAMKEASKSSMKGTLAYTEDSVVSSDFRGFSASSIFDSSAGIALDDTFVKVVSWYDNEYGYTCNMLRLVEHIA is encoded by the coding sequence ATGGCAATAAAAGTGGGTATTAATGGTTTTGGTCGTATTGGTCGCATGGTATTTCGTGCAATTGCAAAGAATTTTTCAGAACTAGAAGTAGTTGGTATTAACGACTTATTAGACAATGATTACTTGGCATATATGCTAAAGTATGATACAGTTCACGGTCGTTTTGATGGCGATATTGTAGTTGATGGTGATAATTTTGTCATCAATGGCAAAAAAATTCGCTTGTCAGCTGAACGTAATCCTGCTGATCTTGCATGGGGTGATATTGATGTAGATGTGGCAATTGATTGCACAGGTTTTTTCTTAACTGAAGAATTTTGTCAAGCGCACATTGATGCGGGTGCAAAAAAAGTGGTTCAATCAGCACCTTCTAAAGACAACACACCAATGTTTGTATATGGTGTAAATCACACTAAATATACAGGTCAGGCCATTATTTCAGCAGCATCTTGTACCACTAATTGTCTTGCACCAATCGCTAAAGTGATTAATGATAATTGGGGCTTAAAGCGCGGTTTAATGACGACAGTTCATGCATCAACAGCAGCACAAAAAACGGTTGACGGTCCTTCAATGAAAGATTGGAGAGGTGGTCGTTCGGTGTTTGAGAATATCATTCCTTCATCAACAGGTGCTGCTAAAGCAGTAGGTGTTGTATTGCCAGAGCTTAATGGTAAATTAACAGGTATGGCATTTCGTATTCCATCGGTTGATGTTTCAGTGGTTGATTTAACTTGCGAGTTAAACAAGAATGTAACTTATGAGCAAATTTGTGATGCTATGAAAGAAGCCTCAAAAAGCTCAATGAAGGGCACATTAGCCTACACCGAAGACTCAGTTGTATCAAGTGACTTCCGTGGTTTTAGCGCTTCTTCTATTTTTGATTCTAGCGCAGGTATTGCGCTGGATGATACGTTTGTTAAAGTTGTATCTTGGTATGATAACGAGTATGGTTATACTTGTAATATGCTTCGTTTAGTTGAGCATATTGCTTAA
- a CDS encoding phosphoglycerate kinase — MSVINLLDLDLSSKRVLIRQDLNVSISNWIVTSDKRIKASLPTIKIALKQGAKVMLMSHRGRPIEGEPSDEFSLQPVADRLSELLNTTVRLEKDWLNGVQMNNGEVVLCENVRFNAGEMANDDNLSKRMALMCDIFVMDAFGTAHRAQASTHGVAKYAPIACSGPLLSGELDALGKVLDNPKRPMVAIVGGSKVSTKLTVLESLSKIVDQLVVGGGIANTFIAAQGFNVGKSLCEHDLIPMAKKLMEDCEIPVPTDVVCGKEFSETAEAQTKASTEVSDDDMIFDIGPESIKQLAKIMENAGTIVWNGPVGVFEFEQFASGTKTLGKAIAESDAFSIAGGGDTLAAVDKYGIEDKINYISTGGGAFLEFLEGKILPAVEILEQRASGVDFA; from the coding sequence ATGTCAGTTATTAATTTATTAGATTTGGATTTAAGTTCAAAACGAGTGTTAATTCGTCAAGACCTTAATGTGTCGATTTCTAATTGGATTGTTACCAGTGATAAGCGTATTAAAGCCTCTCTACCAACCATTAAAATTGCTTTAAAACAAGGCGCTAAAGTCATGCTGATGTCACACCGTGGTCGTCCAATTGAAGGTGAGCCAAGTGATGAATTTAGCCTGCAACCTGTTGCTGATCGTTTGAGTGAATTATTAAATACCACAGTGCGTTTAGAAAAAGACTGGCTGAATGGTGTTCAAATGAACAATGGTGAGGTGGTGCTTTGTGAAAACGTACGCTTTAATGCTGGTGAAATGGCTAATGACGATAACTTATCTAAGCGTATGGCTTTGATGTGTGATATTTTTGTGATGGACGCGTTTGGTACTGCGCATCGCGCTCAGGCTTCTACTCATGGTGTTGCTAAATATGCGCCCATTGCTTGTTCAGGTCCATTATTATCGGGTGAGCTTGATGCGCTTGGAAAGGTATTAGATAATCCTAAGCGCCCAATGGTTGCGATTGTTGGCGGCTCTAAGGTTTCAACAAAGTTAACCGTACTTGAGTCTTTATCTAAAATAGTAGATCAACTAGTTGTAGGTGGCGGTATTGCCAATACTTTTATTGCAGCTCAGGGTTTTAACGTGGGCAAATCTTTGTGTGAACATGATTTAATCCCAATGGCTAAAAAACTAATGGAAGATTGTGAAATCCCAGTGCCAACAGATGTGGTTTGTGGCAAGGAGTTTTCAGAGACTGCAGAAGCGCAAACCAAGGCTTCAACAGAAGTTTCTGATGATGATATGATTTTTGATATTGGGCCTGAGTCTATTAAGCAGCTAGCTAAAATTATGGAAAACGCAGGTACTATTGTATGGAATGGGCCAGTTGGTGTGTTTGAATTTGAGCAATTTGCTAGTGGTACCAAAACACTAGGTAAGGCAATTGCTGAATCTGATGCATTTTCAATTGCTGGTGGTGGTGATACATTGGCAGCTGTTGATAAATACGGCATTGAAGACAAGATAAACTATATTTCAACAGGTGGTGGTGCATTTTTAGAATTTTTAGAAGGCAAAATATTACCAGCAGTAGAAATTTTAGAACAAAGAGCTTCGGGTGTAGATTTTGCCTAG
- the pyk gene encoding pyruvate kinase: MPRRTKILATLGPATDKEGVLDSILEAGVNVVRINFSHGSKQEHLNRVKAVRAWAQVNQTYVGVLMDLQGPKIRITTFKDGMKIQLNNGDIFALDADLDENSGNQYSVGIVYKKLPQEVRVGNVLLLDDGKIVLEVIGIKGNKINTIVTQGGILSDKKGINLRGGGLSANALTEKDKKDILIAAKAKADYVALSFPISGDDVRKTKQLLKQMGCDAGVISKIERAESLVESVILDIIKESAGIMVARGDLGVEIGDAQLPAQQKRLIKLARSNNRIVITATQMLESMITSPIPTRAEVFDVANAVLDGTDAVMLSAETAVGNFPENAVKTMHDVCIETEKNPIAKISHHRLDETFTYIDETIAMSAMYAANHMGTRVIVTLTESGKTAIWMSRISSGIPIVAMSDKVSTLQKATLYRGVHPCFLSTKKDWIEINKAVIKRLQVGNFVYDGDSVILTKGMYKNKSGGTNLMKILTVGDSEY, from the coding sequence TTGCCTAGAAGAACTAAAATATTAGCCACGCTTGGCCCTGCAACGGACAAAGAAGGTGTACTAGATAGCATTCTTGAGGCAGGCGTTAATGTTGTGCGTATTAATTTCTCACACGGCTCAAAACAAGAACATTTAAACAGAGTTAAGGCAGTGCGTGCTTGGGCGCAAGTAAATCAGACTTATGTGGGTGTGTTGATGGATCTTCAAGGTCCTAAAATTCGTATTACTACTTTCAAAGATGGCATGAAAATTCAACTGAATAATGGTGATATTTTTGCACTTGATGCTGATTTGGATGAGAATTCAGGCAATCAATATTCGGTGGGTATTGTGTATAAAAAATTACCACAAGAGGTGCGAGTTGGTAATGTTTTATTATTAGATGACGGAAAAATAGTACTAGAGGTTATTGGTATTAAAGGCAATAAAATTAATACTATTGTGACACAAGGTGGTATCTTGTCAGATAAAAAGGGTATCAACCTTCGTGGTGGTGGTTTGTCTGCTAATGCATTGACTGAAAAAGATAAAAAAGATATCTTAATTGCAGCAAAAGCTAAAGCAGATTATGTGGCTTTATCGTTTCCAATTAGCGGTGATGATGTGCGTAAAACTAAGCAATTATTAAAACAAATGGGTTGTGATGCTGGTGTAATTTCAAAAATTGAACGTGCCGAGTCTTTGGTAGAGAGTGTTATTTTAGACATCATCAAAGAGTCGGCAGGCATTATGGTGGCACGTGGTGATTTAGGTGTTGAAATTGGTGATGCACAATTGCCTGCACAACAAAAACGCTTAATTAAGTTGGCTAGATCGAATAATCGAATTGTTATTACTGCAACGCAAATGCTGGAATCAATGATTACCAGTCCAATCCCGACTCGTGCTGAGGTTTTTGATGTCGCTAATGCAGTATTAGATGGCACTGACGCAGTGATGCTTTCAGCTGAAACAGCAGTAGGTAATTTTCCTGAAAACGCTGTTAAAACTATGCATGATGTTTGTATTGAAACTGAAAAAAATCCTATTGCTAAAATATCCCATCATCGTCTTGATGAAACATTTACTTATATTGACGAAACTATTGCTATGAGTGCAATGTATGCTGCTAATCATATGGGTACTAGGGTGATTGTGACCTTAACAGAAAGTGGTAAAACCGCCATATGGATGTCAAGAATTAGTTCAGGTATTCCTATTGTAGCGATGTCTGATAAAGTATCAACTTTGCAAAAAGCTACACTCTATAGGGGGGTTCATCCTTGTTTTTTGTCAACTAAAAAAGATTGGATAGAGATAAATAAGGCTGTCATTAAACGTTTACAAGTTGGTAATTTTGTTTATGATGGTGACAGCGTTATACTAACCAAGGGTATGTATAAAAATAAGTCAGGCGGTACAAATTTGATGAAAATTTTGACAGTTGGCGATTCAGAATATTAA
- the fba gene encoding class II fructose-bisphosphate aldolase (catalyzes the reversible aldol condensation of dihydroxyacetonephosphate and glyceraldehyde 3-phosphate in the Calvin cycle, glycolysis, and/or gluconeogenesis), which produces MLISLRELLDHAAENDYGMPAFNVNNMEQVHAIMRAADKTNSPVIMQGSAGARGYAGEPFLRHLILAATEMYPHIPVVMHQDHGSEPSVCLRSIQSGFSSVMMDGSLKTDMKTPASFEYNVNVTAEVVKMAHAGGVSVEGELGCLGSLETGMMGEEDGHGAESKLDLDMLLTSVEEAADFVKATNVDALAIAIGTSHGAYKFTQEPTGDVLRIDRIKEIYTRIPDTHLVMHGSSSVPQDWLKIINDFGGDMGQTYGVPVEEIQEGIKHGVRKVNIDTDLRMASTGAVRRYLVENASNFDPRKFLKEATNAMSDICAARFEAFGSAGNADKITVSSLDTMSQRYLSGELDVQVK; this is translated from the coding sequence ATGTTAATTTCATTAAGAGAATTATTAGATCATGCGGCAGAAAATGACTATGGCATGCCAGCATTCAATGTTAACAATATGGAGCAAGTTCATGCTATTATGCGAGCTGCAGATAAAACCAATAGTCCTGTTATTATGCAAGGCTCTGCTGGTGCAAGAGGTTATGCAGGTGAGCCGTTTTTACGTCATTTAATTTTAGCAGCAACCGAAATGTATCCACACATTCCAGTGGTTATGCATCAAGACCATGGTTCTGAGCCATCTGTTTGTTTGCGTTCAATTCAATCTGGTTTTTCATCAGTGATGATGGATGGTTCATTAAAAACGGATATGAAAACACCAGCCTCATTTGAATATAATGTTAATGTGACTGCTGAAGTTGTAAAAATGGCACACGCAGGTGGCGTTTCTGTTGAAGGTGAGTTAGGTTGTTTGGGCTCATTAGAAACTGGCATGATGGGCGAAGAGGATGGCCATGGTGCTGAAAGTAAATTAGATTTAGATATGTTGTTAACTTCAGTTGAAGAAGCCGCTGATTTTGTTAAAGCAACTAACGTTGATGCACTGGCCATTGCTATTGGTACCTCGCATGGTGCTTATAAATTTACCCAAGAGCCAACAGGTGATGTGTTACGTATTGACAGAATTAAAGAAATTTATACGCGCATTCCAGATACGCATTTAGTGATGCACGGCTCTTCTTCAGTGCCACAAGATTGGTTGAAGATTATTAACGATTTTGGGGGTGATATGGGTCAAACTTATGGAGTTCCTGTTGAAGAAATTCAAGAAGGTATTAAACATGGCGTACGTAAAGTTAATATTGATACCGATTTACGCATGGCGTCAACAGGAGCGGTTCGTAGATACTTGGTCGAAAATGCATCAAACTTTGATCCACGTAAATTCTTAAAAGAAGCAACTAATGCAATGAGTGATATTTGTGCAGCACGTTTTGAAGCGTTTGGCTCAGCAGGTAATGCTGATAAAATCACCGTGTCTTCATTAGATACTATGAGTCAAAGATATCTCTCTGGTGAATTGGACGTTCAAGTAAAGTAG